The nucleotide sequence CATGGTGGGTGATGGCATGACGATACTGAACACGAGTGGTTCCATTTGCAGGTGAGCGGAACCAGGAGCTGATGAGAGACCCTTTTGGCCACCATGTGGCTCGAAATGTAGCCCTGACTACTTTCCTGAAGCGCCGAGAGGCTTGGGAACAGCAGCAGGGGGCAGTGGCCAAGCGGAGGCGGGCTTTGAACTCAATACTTGAAGACTGAGGCCTTTGGATATCGGACTCAGTGGTAATGGGGGAGTGGTAAAGGGCATATCTGTCCTGTCCCCTTTGTAGTTTAAGTTGGAGTCAAAAGCCtttataataaatacttttttatatttttattggaacTGTTTTGTTATTTGGGAAAGAAGGGTATAAAGAAATCAAGgtctcagaggcagagagagctgaaTTCAGTGCATTGGGAAgctgaggggcaggaggaggtgcAAAGAATCGAGATGTAGCAATGATCAAGGTGGAATCGAAATGCATGCCGATGGGCCTTTGGTCCTTCAGGGTAAGTGGGAGGCCTGAAAGATGGCTAGGAAGGAAAGAGCATTCTTCAGGACATGGTATAGGCTAGGACTAGAAGGCCTTAACAATGGTATGCCATAACAATGGGCTTAGAAGACAGCGGGGAAATCAGGTGAGTCATCTCATCTGCACTGTCCTCACATCTCCAAAGCCAATGCTGTCACAGTCCTCACAGTGTGTCTCTTGGAATGAGTCTAGGGGTAGAAAGCTCAGAGCCTCTTCTCAATAGGGATGGAGGCGACCCTGCCGCTGCCAGTGCCACTGCTCTGTCCCTTCTACTACATGGCGGAGGCTGGAGGCAATTCCCAGCAGCATATGGCCTAGGCCTTGCAGCAGTGCAGAGGTCCAACGGAGGAGCTCCCTGAAGGGCAGAGACAAGATGGAGTCAGATGGGTGGGAGGAGGCCATCGAGGGGGTTTTCCACGAGGGAGAGCTAATGGGGTAGGTGAGTGCAGAAGGAATTAGGGGGCTGCAACTGTAGGGGGATGGGGAGACATGACCTGGTGGTCTCTGACCTGAGTACTTTCTTTGGGCCGAGTCCTTGAAAGTCACAGCTCATGGAGTAGAGCCCATAGAATGTAGCTTTGATATTGAGGCTGCCAAAGAGGTCTCGAGGGTTTTGCTTGTATACGTCGAAGGTGATGCGGGCGATGTCCTTGCTGTGCTTGGGCTTCTCCCGGCCCAGGCCATATGACCGCATCCCACTCTGTAGGGCACCTCCATCAGTGCAATGCACCCCCCACACAGGGAGCTACCACTATGCCCCAGCAGCACTGGGTCAGACCCACCCTTGCCTGGACTGTTTGTCCCCTATAAGGGGTCGTTGGCAAACTCCTTGCCTCTCCCAGTGCCTCTGCCCAAGATCATGGTTGGGCTAGAGAAGCTAGGAGagagccagaaaggactggtggCCAACAACAGCCCCACTGTGGGCTTCTCACCCTGCTGGGGCTCCAGTTCTGCCCACACTCCAGCACCATCAGGCATGTGTCATCCTCTAAAAGCTGGAAGAAGTCTTCACTCTCCACAGCGGTCCCATCCTCCTCCAGCACCAGTGTTAGCATCCCGCTCAGGAGCAGGGCCTCCAATGCCTGCCCGGCCACCGGAAGcaggagggaaagggcagagcttAGTCATGCCCTTCCCCCTCCAGCGACCCTGCATCCATTGGTTGGTCCTAGATACTGGCTGATATGCCAACTCTACTTCTGGGAAAACTGCTATCCCTTCAAATGTCTCCCACGCTCATTGTTCTCGGTGTTGCTGGTGGGCCCTCACTAAGGGTTGACTTCTTTTCCTAATTGTTCCTATGTCATTCTCCACGCCATTGtcttctcctgctcctcccctctgagCCACTCCTACTGGCTTGGAATTGAGAAAGCTCGCTTGCTTCTGTTGAGGTCCATCCTTCGGTCTTATCTCCAGTGTCCTACCTCACTGTCCCGAACCCCTCAGAGAGTCCTCCAGAGCTGTTTTCAATAATAATGACCTTTAACCTTTTTGAGTCTTAGTGTCACACATCTATGTAGCACTTTACATACATTGTCCTCTTTGACTCCTTTCAGTAACTCTCTAGAAGGAAGGTGTatccttatttcctttttgtagatgaagaaactgaagttttgATAGATTGAACAACTTCCTACAGTTTGACATTAGCAAACCAGCCAGTCCTGATGGAATCACAAATCAGTGATTTGGCATACAAATCACTCCACACTGACTTCTGAATGCCCTCCCTTTCTACTCCTTCCTCTACCCCCTGGAAAAGAAATGAATTGATCCAAGTACAGCATTGGTCATTGGGCtgaccctctccccccacccccttttagTCCTCAGAGGGAGGGGCAGCCTTTCTGCTCACTCCAAGTTCTTACTCTTCTCTAGCCCTCTGGCTGCCGCTGCAATACAAACTTCACGATTTGGCTCACTTACCTTGTCTAGCAGCTCCTGGCGGGTGGCAGC is from Mustela lutreola isolate mMusLut2 chromosome 7, mMusLut2.pri, whole genome shotgun sequence and encodes:
- the CIDEB gene encoding lipid transferase CIDEB — its product is MEYLSALNPSGLLRSVSSMGSEFGRKVWTSASPPQRPFRVCDHKRTTRKGLTAATRQELLDKALEALLLSGMLTLVLEEDGTAVESEDFFQLLEDDTCLMVLECGQNWSPSRSGMRSYGLGREKPKHSKDIARITFDVYKQNPRDLFGSLNIKATFYGLYSMSCDFQGLGPKKVLRELLRWTSALLQGLGHMLLGIASSLRHVVEGTEQWHWQRQGRLHPY